The Gemmatimonadota bacterium sequence CCTCGCAATCGGATCCGTAATAAGATGCACATTCTCCCGCTTCAGAGTGTGCAACCACAGACCATTATCCCACAACATGCGCTTGCCAGCCGGCGGAAAATCTGGAATACACTTCTGCATCAACTCGGGATCATCGCCCAGCACCGACTCGATATATTCTATAATCCGCTGGCGCACCTTGTCATTCGCCTTGCTCACCGCGCGTTCCTGATGCGGCCACGCCGGATCCTTTTTCGCCGCACCGAGCATCCCTTCTGCCGAACGCCAGAACATAAACAACCGAAACCACTTGGCGTAAAACGGTACATGATTCAAAAGATAGTGTTGCCCCGCTGGTACATCCGCGTGATAATGCGGATTGGGCTGAATCCAGGGCGGCGTGCGCTGAAACACAAAAACCTCGCGCGCCTGTTTTGCGATCTCCGGCACAAACTGAAAGGCACTCGCACCCGTACCAATCACCCCAACGCGCTTATCCGCCAAATCGCATTCCCGCGGCCATCGCGCAGAATGAAAAGCAATCCCCCGATAGCACTCGCGCCCCGCAATATCCGGCAACTTCGGGCGATTGAGTTGCCCCACAGCGCTGATAATGGCATTCGCCTCAATCGTCTGCCGCACCCCCTCTTTGTCCCGCACCTCAACCTTCCAGACCTTGCCCTCTTCATCAAAACGCCCGCACACAACCTCTGTCTGAAACCGGACATGCTCGCGCAGGCGAAAATCCGCTGCAAACTGCTTGAAATAATCGAGAAGCACCCGCTGCGTAGAAAAATACTGCGGCCAATTCTTGGGCACAAAAGAATAGGAATACGAATGATTCGGACTATCAACGCGGCATCCGGGATACGTATTCTCCAGCCATGTCCCACCCACATCGGCATTCTTCTCCACCACCGTAAACGAAATCCCAGCCTCTTGAAGCCGATGCGCCGCCAGCAACCCGGACATCCCCGCCCCAATAATCAACACGCGAAAATCTCTCTTCTTATCCTCGGGCAAATCATCCATACCCGGAGGCACAAAAGGATCCTCGCCATTCAAAGACAACTCCCCCTCCAAAAACGCCCCGTAATCTTCGGGAATCTCCTCTCCAATCATAAAATTCATCATCTCCCAAACCCGCGCCCGGTCCGGTGCAGGAGGCAGAGTACAACCGCGATCCCGATAGGCCTTCAACACCTCAAAAGCAATCTCCCGAACAACCGCCTGCTGATCCTCTTTCACACCCGCCTGTGGATCCGCCAGATTCCTCGCCCGTGGACGAATCTCCCCCCGCACAATGCCCATATCCCCGGTCAAATGCACCAGTGAAACCATCAACGCCGGAATATTCGCATCCTCCAACGCCGCCCGGATCGCCTCGTCATCTTCAACAATCGGTTCCCATGTATCAAACGCCTGACCAGCCATCTTCCTCTCTCCACTCACGACACAGGTTGTGCAGCTACGCCATCCGGCATCTCCTCTCGCTCCCGCTGAAGCTGCCCTTCGGGATCGACCCA is a genomic window containing:
- a CDS encoding NAD(P)/FAD-dependent oxidoreductase — encoded protein: MAGQAFDTWEPIVEDDEAIRAALEDANIPALMVSLVHLTGDMGIVRGEIRPRARNLADPQAGVKEDQQAVVREIAFEVLKAYRDRGCTLPPAPDRARVWEMMNFMIGEEIPEDYGAFLEGELSLNGEDPFVPPGMDDLPEDKKRDFRVLIIGAGMSGLLAAHRLQEAGISFTVVEKNADVGGTWLENTYPGCRVDSPNHSYSYSFVPKNWPQYFSTQRVLLDYFKQFAADFRLREHVRFQTEVVCGRFDEEGKVWKVEVRDKEGVRQTIEANAIISAVGQLNRPKLPDIAGRECYRGIAFHSARWPRECDLADKRVGVIGTGASAFQFVPEIAKQAREVFVFQRTPPWIQPNPHYHADVPAGQHYLLNHVPFYAKWFRLFMFWRSAEGMLGAAKKDPAWPHQERAVSKANDKVRQRIIEYIESVLGDDPELMQKCIPDFPPAGKRMLWDNGLWLHTLKRENVHLITDPIARITDSGLETRSGEDYDFDVLIYGTGFQPSRMLWPMTFEGVGRRDLQAHWDGDPRAYKGVSIPGFPNFFCMYGPNTNIVVNGSIIFFSECEMRYILGCIKLLIETGRAAMDCKRDVHDRYNERIDAGNLEMAWGAPNVRSWYKNEAGRVTQNWPFSMHEFWKQTRAPDPEDYVFV